GTTAACTTTGTATATTGCATGTATTTCTATTTGTCTGTGCTTCTTTCTCAAAGCTGAAAGTAAGTTGGATTGGGCCCTTAGTCGCGCTTATATGAACTCCTTCAGCACTAAGTAATGCTACTGTAAGATAACAATTATGCTGTGATGGATTTTGTAACCTTACCCTTTTGAAACAATGAGAATTCGGatcagtgtgtctgtctcctGGTGTTCCTCTTCCTTTAGCATGTTTATTTGTAGGCATTGCATACATGTACTGTACGTCTTTtcaaaatagcatttttcatacTGGATACACATTTATCCAGTATGTGATACACatttatccatatatatatatatatatacactgtaaataATGTATGCACTCTTTCTTTTGCAGACTTTTATATTAAGCCTATCTGTGAAAAATGCAAGGCCAGGCAGGTAATATATTTATAGTTACCATGATCAAATCAGCTTACCAAGGTGGATTATTTCTTCACTTTAACAGAGTTCTATCAATATTAAGCACACTATTGTGTAACTAATGTAACAAAGACGCCACTACAGTCTTTATCCAGTATTGTCATACCAGGCAGTTAAAATTGTATATTTGGTCACAATTATTAGTTATGACAATTGAAAAAAGGTACTgttgtgtaataaaaataaaaataaaaaacatgcatatttagaGTGTAATTGGGCCTTTTTATGATAAATTCCTCAGAATCAATCCTACGAACAAGTAACTCCAAGAAATATATCAAAGGGACGATTACTGTGAGTACAGATGCATGACTTCTTGGTATTCAATCAGTACTACCAATGGTGCAAAACTTCAGATCGATTTCAATTTTCCTTTCTGTTTCTTACTTTAGCTTAATACTGGATAATGAAGGCTCCTACCAGTGTTCAGTCACAGGTTTGATGTTCGAAGTTTCAGACAAGGTTAAAATCACGTATGCAACGCTGTCCTGGAGCAAGTATGGAACGTATTTGAAAGAACCATGGAAGTTTGTTGGTCCAATATTTGACGTGAAATGTGACCCCACCATTCTCAAAGCCATCCACTTTCCCCATTCACTCTGCTTGGGTGGTAAGGATGGATGATACACTTTTTCTGATGCCACTTGGTGTTGTGCTTTGAAACCAATAGGAAATGTACTCCTAGTTCTACCAGTGTGAACTAATCCCACTTTAATTAAAGAAGCAGTTAAAACTATGACTAGCATTCAGAACTAGGTATTAAAGCTGTTAATATAATTTAGATGGTACATTATACAATATTCATTAAACTACTAGTTGAAAGCGTGcgttataaaataatgtaattgtttctTATGCcatacattgttttgtaatttaacTACGGGAGGCCTTAACTACCACATGGAgagtattttgtttattacataTCTATTCATTGTTGCTTGTAACCCTTGTACTATTTAATCATCAGTGCTCTGTTTCTTGtgattgatttgtttttatgGTGATGACGGATCTTTTCTTTACAGATCATGAAAGTGACATGAAGTTTGGAGTTCTGCACATTAAGGACAATGCCCCTGTAATAGAATCCTCCTCTGATCACTCCACTTCCCATATTAAATGGAATGTCACCTCTCTGTCTCCAGTGGGCCCCATTGTTCAGACATCGCAACGCATAGAACATCATGGCGTGGTTCTTGTATACAAAGTGTTAGACAATCATCCCTCTGCATCATTTCGTGTATATTTAGCTACAAACAACAACTCGGATGTCAAGGTAAGCAATGATCAATAGCATAAGTTGAAAATttgtttttcaatcttttttgtCGCATTGTGTAGTGTTCAGTAAAAACAAATTTACCATTGCCCGAAAAGATTAAGCTGTATAAGTTTACCGGAAACCGAAAGAACTTTCCAGCTGAGCTTTAAATCCTTGTGACATATTCATATGTAAACTTCATGATACAACCAGACGATTCTTGTAAAATGTCAAATAACTTGTGCAGAAACAGTATAACTCTGTAAGATCCTGATCAAACAATTGTCTTTATTTATTCAAAACACTAACGTACAGCAATATGTACATGCGTGTATATGTACACCTGTCTCCAGTATATCCCCAGGCAGGGATCTATCTCTTCGGGGATTAACCTCCATGGTCATTGAAACCATAGCAGCCATGATTTCACCTCGTGTCATATGTACAAGAGAAGAGCATGCAGTTTTAAAGGCTATCCGTGGTTTTGGTTCTTTCCTGTTTACAATTACAGTAAAAGCTCACAACGGGAAGTTTGTGACCACAGAAACAATGCAGTGCCTAAAAATGATACTTCATGGAACCTCAAGTTTTATTAATGACAGCATTTGGGAACattaacatttacaaatatacaTATTCAGTACAGAGAGCAACTGTTATCATCATTGCTGAAAACCAGCGCTGAATTCAAACTGTCTGGGACAGTCTTGTTCCAGAAAATCAAGTAGATTCAATTCATTTGAATAGTCTATGGATGAGCATATGTTCTTCAATAAGCATAATttagtttcagaaaaaaaagctaCAGTCAACCCTCTATACACCGCCTAgcaagggccatgggcaaaaatgggcaataagcgagggtggcgttatagtgagggtccaaaaaaaaaacaacacacacacacacacaaccgtctatttttgcaataaattcaaaggtttttttttttagttatacaatttgaggaacagtttatactaaacaaaacaaaaaacactcatttagtgtcaaatcacccaaacaaaaattccataaaaacaaagtacgattttctttttttttttttttactgtactggtcatttgaactttaGTGTTTGTGGCGCGACTGCAAGCTTGCtaaatactatcccccattgaacgatgctgtctatttatttcacaaagcaatttaagctcaacagcattttttttttaagcagttaaaaaaaaaacgttgaatatgtacaggcaaacactttttttaaacaaagtttaaaaaaaaaaaaaaaaactattctgctgtttacaaaactgatgctttagtttaagtccgCCTTCATTTGTGCAGAACTTTGCACGttaacaaacaaacctcttaccatacttttttttactgtggttataaaagtcacttattttagactgcatcAAACCTTTTtcaaagccatttgtttttatccattagaatgtctccaattgtcctttgattaacagtatatgcctcacttagaCGAAAAAACACTTGTgatgtcttgctttcttattttcagatgcatacatgcaaaTTTTCTTCTTTTGCTCTgttgttaaatgtagggtcgactcaccattttgtactttctgttttgctttgggagcgggaatGTTGATGACATTgctatgaacgttcagttaacaacgaattaggaaagcgagtcaaaggttaactgcataacttagttgttttaattggccatgattatttcactggcgctacaatgagAGAAACTACagtgcttatatttacgtttgcttggcttgggaagttggcggatggtggacagcggggtggcgatataacgggtaaaaatagcactgtttttatattggtgacatttgttcagagagaatagctggcggtatgcgagggtggcatTATAAAGGGGGGCAGTATAACACGGGACAGCTCTAATTACAATTCTACAACGATTAATAACTTACTGTTAAACTACCTACAGGCCCATGCATTAAATCTCTGAGTTGTACGTATCAAAAGTTTCTGAGTCTAATCCTTTTGTCTTGCCTTTTAGGATATATATAAAGATGTCAAgcagtcaaataaaaaatacataaaaattgaTAAGCCTCCTACCTGTCTGAAACTgctagaagaaaaaaagaaatacagactaATCAGTGAGCCAGAAGCAGACATAACCCCTGAGGTATGGTTTTCACAGCGTATCAGAAACtcaacattcctttttttttatctgggcCATTGCAATTCAGGGGATCAAGTACAACAATTGCATTTgttattcaattaattaattaatatatttatatatttcattaaaacctctggctgtttgttttctgtttaacctTGTTTTTTGTGGTTTGTTTCAAAGCCTGATTTATTGTTAGTTTAATTACTGGTAAATGAATTACAGTACTAGAATGCAGCAGCCACTCATGTTCCAGTTTTTGTCTTTGCAGGAAATACAGTTCACATTACATGCAGTCAGATTTAAAGGCTACTTTGAGGTTTATTTTGAACAGCCAGTCCCGTTTAAACTGTCACTGGTAGAAGCTGACTCTGATCTCACTGTCTGGACTACAACACTGCGAGAATgtatgtttgattttatttatttaaagactaAAGTAGACAAACTGTATGGCTACTGTTTTCTTCAGGATACACAAATTGTGACATTTTAAACTTGGTAACTATGCTTTATTCCTGACAGGTGATTGGAATACAAGCAATTTTAAAGAAACAGCTGTCAAGAGAGCAGAAAATGGTGAgtctgttttaaaaacagatactTGTAGAACTTTGTCAGTTGGAAATGCGTCAGTAATGTGCTGTTTATAGTAGAAAATGCAAAGGTGtgttttctaaaaggaataaaaaaaacatttaacagtataatattaaaaagaaaccaattgGCATTTTAATGACAAAGATTTGGAACGGTTTGAGATCTGAAATGAAAATCTTTGATCTTGCACAGGGTTTAAGAGAAAGAGATCAAGCAGCAGTGAAGAGGAAAACGACAATAAGAAATTCAAATGTGCTGACACAACAGGTATTGCTGCTTTTTGCTGCTTGAATTGTAATAATGGCTGTATTACAATTCAAGATTATGGTTCATTTTAAAGGATTAAATATCCACTCACTTTAAATGTTGATAGACCCAGAAAGGATATTTGAGGTCAGTATGTCTACATTATAACTAACTGGGGCAGCAGGGATGTATTGATAGCATGTTCTCCATACCATGATGTATATGGGGGATTGCACCCTATGCAGTGGGCTAAGAGGACTCTGCATTGGACAATATGGAAAAATCTGTGCATTGAGTAGCAGGTTATTTGGGCTCATGCCTAAACAAACGGTCAGAGTGAAAACAGGGCCGGAATCTTCCTTATCTAAAACAATTTTAATAAAGTATTTTGTTCCAGATGGATCAAGGTCCAGCAAGAAATCATATATTACTGAGCAACAGCTTATGAGAATTGCAAAGGTTTTTGGTAAAGAGTGGAAACAGCTTGGCATCAGCTACCTGAATATCTCAAAGAACGATATCGATCAGATTCAAGAAGAAGACAAAGAGGACCTAGCAATGCAAAAGTTTAACATGCTTCTGGAATGGAAAAAGAAGGCAAAGGACAATGCAACAATAAAATACCTCTACTATAGCCTTCATGATCCAGATGTTCCATATGTGGTAAAGAAGCTCCTTCAAGGTACAATGCTTCAAACATGTAATGTTCTGCTAGCTTGTGCTTTTTATCatgtttttgattaaaaaatacatttacttgtgGATTCCAGGATTAATACATTGGCTAGaataatgaacttttttttttcacaggttttGTGTAAGAGAGTTACATGTCAGTTTATTCATCGATAAAATACCTATTAATAGTGCTTCAGATCATAATTATACATGCAGAAAATCTGTGCCAGACACATTTTACAGTATTAAGTCAATGAGACATGTAGCACTGTAGCATCATGGTTGCAGATCTTAACTGTTTGAAGACCGATACATACATGCTGGCTGTTTAGAGCTGAAGGCACTGTAACAATCAGTAAACTGCACAGCAGGCATTTTAAACGTGTTTAGTGactacatttcacatattttacagACATGGTGAATGAAATGGAAGAGGAGCCAGTCTCAGGGGCATTATGAGCACACGAGAGAAGAATCAAGCTGCACATCATGTATTCATTTTGATTGGAAATGTGAACTGTTTTTATACACTTTAACTGGATCTTTTCTTGTAGGTTTTTATTCAGTTTAGGCATAGTTGTCTTCTTGTAATATATACTTTACACTAGCTCCTAAAGGGATTTGCTAATATTTAGTGATTAAATAATGCAGTGTAGTAGTGTAAGAATGAAGTGCACCAGGACTGCCAATTAGAGAACCACTGTGAGCGGTGAACTGTCCCCACACTTGTAGAGGGATAGAAGGGAAAACATCCATCatgacaaaaacatttatttttctttttgatggCAACAAACCAATATCCTGGAGTGAAGTTTTCTGAAGTTTAGAATTTGCTATTTTCCAAGGGGAGGATCTACAGAAGATTTGAGAGGGTATAGGAAGTATATTGGTAAATAGTCAAAACAAAGGGATAGTAACATTGACAATCAAAGAACTGATTTCAGCAAAGGTTTGTTAGCCATTTCTTATTAATGGTTTTCTAGCCACTAAGCGGCTACATTTGTATCAATAGACTGCataattttttttacttattttcagGTAGCATACAAACTGTATGCAGCTTTGTGAAGAACACAGCTATTAGGATAGAGGAATGCTGAATATTGTTGTCTTTTTACGTAGGTAAAAGAATATATAGATTGCAAGATaatgatgtactgtatttcaataaGCTGGCTTTCTCCTCCCCCACCCCAAACCCCATGATCACCAGTAGCAAGTCTATTCCTGGAATGAAACTCTCCTGTGGCATATAGGAAGGTTCATTCGTCTTACAAAGCTCAAAAGAGTGTGAGATTTTGATGCTGGGAAGACATTCACATAGAGGTGTGGCTGTTGGACAAGCCAAGGTCATATGCCGATGGTTTATAGCTGAGTAAACCACTATGCTACTTCGGCTTTACCTACGTGCTTATTGAAAAAGATGCTGCCACTGTAGGTTTATGAGCTAATACATCTAAACTTGTTTGCTCTTTGGCAGATATAATGGCTACAGTTGGTGTGGATACTACTGTAAGTGTCCTATCTGTGGGGTCGAGGGCTAGTTTAAAGTACAAAGCAGAGGTTTGACACTCCTATACGCCTTCCTAGTCCACCTCCATCCAGTTTTGGCCCTGTTGAGCAAACCTGACCAACTCCAGACAGGGCAACAGTATATTCTTAGTTATGATTCAATGAATCAATTTATGGATGACATTCTTCCTTGTTGATAATAAACAATTCTGTATGAAACTGTTTTTGTTATTCTTGCTTACTGTCTGAAATAGTTAATTTGCATTTAAACCATTATTTATAACTGGGAATTCATTTCCTGTCAGTTTTAATGTTTgtaaatggtttattttatattgcacctTGTGGGGATATTTTTGCACAGATGAAAGCCTGTGTTCTTTTTAagtaaaccctcttgctgttgaATAACTCTCACCTAATAAACACATCAAATACTAAAACAACGTATCCCCAGTAACTGTTACATTACACAGTGTTCATTCTAAATCTTTCAATATGGCTTTCCTATACGGTAACAAGACACACTAGATCCTCAAATCTATTTGCTATAAATGGCCATTAAGCTAATTTTTGTAGCAGGGAAAGTACACCCAACAATGGTACCAAACCAGCAATTAAAAAGTCAGACCTTTGTAGGGCTTTTAAGTGCTgattttgagtttattttttgttttaaataatcaaTTATAATGTTCTTTACACCACATAGGTGAAGATAAATTGCATTTTAGTATCTACAATCTACCAGCTGTTATAAAACATCAATACATGTGCTAATAAATGTCCTGACAATAAAACAGTTATGGTAATAAACAGATATTCCCTGTTAAGCATTAACTAGTGGTTTCCAGTTAATATGAACCTTTTCACTATTGCATGActgatattgaaaaaaataacttgttgtaatcATTGACAGCTTGTAACATAAAGCAACAAAGTGTAAGGCGAAAAGTATCTCATGAAGATCTTGTTGAGTTGATAACTTTGTAATGCAATGAAACCACACTGATGCCCCGGAGCTATAATGTAATGCAGCAGATCGGCTTGACAGCCCCTGCCTCTCCACTTTCACTCACACCTTTCAGTTTTCCTAGATCCTCGACAAATACTCAACAGACAAGCAACCGCCAATCATTTTTCAAATCCCGACCAGCAGCTGCATAAGTCTAAACTTCAAGAACTGACAGCTGCAAACTCAATTGCTAAgctatttgtttatttctcttaTGCCCGAGAACGTCTTCTAATATTCATACATTCTTATGACTGACTTCTTTTTGAAGGGTATATTTGTGGTATGAGTTCAATTGCACCCACTCATCCCAATGTAGTTTCAGGAAGTTTCTGATGGGATGTGGTGGGGAGTTAACCAGTAAGTCAGGAATCAAAGTTTAGCAACTGAGAAACTACTGAAGTAAAATGTCAAAAAAGCCCAAGTACAGAATATGGAAACTGAATGCAGGATACCGTTCCCCAAGGTGCTCACAGCAGCTCATTTTCACAGCAGCTGAGAAAACTAAACATTGGGGTTCTGATCTATGCTAAACATCGGCCAGCCAGCAAAATGATTTGAATTTGTGGTCTGTATATGTTGTATGGGAAGCTGAGGgaattctaaatggtttaataaatTTAGTTGTGTGGGCTACCACATGAATGATGTTGGAGTGCTGGGAAGTGGTAAACAGAATTAGGTAAATATAGTAACACACTATCTGCACACCTGAGGCTGttcttttgaagttttttttttttttttttttttttttttttttttttaattggcaggaAAGCATAGTTGAAATTACCCCAGAATTTGGGAGTGGTGGGTTTAATCCACATAAGGTTTCTAGGGTaattgcaaacaaacaaaatgaccataaataaacatgaaaattggattttctttttttaggatGGGTTTATTTTAAATGGCTCCTACATGCTGTATGGTTCTAAAGTCACATCCTCAGTAAAATACCTTTGTGGTGGAGTAGCAACAGTGCGAAAACGGTCACATGACTGCAATTTATGTTGCTGCATTCCACTTGTGAGCAATCGCGTCTCAAAGATACTGTACATCCTGGTACGATTGCATAAAACTCATGTTCATAAGCCTGAGATGAACACACACGTGATTGTTCGGCACAGACTTGGTTAAATCCTGCTGTGTGTTAAAATACACCTGCGCAACTATTGTTTTAGATAGATCTCTAAAATCCTTGGGTGCAAAACTCTTACATAgaagtgatacatttcttggccaaataattttgaaaaacacaaaacattgaaaagataaatgcatatttattgatATATATGATAAATTAACCATAGAtaagttacataaataaatagcatgtGCGTTATATCAAGGTGTCAGTATAACCATTATGTCCTTTCCgtataatatttaattaaaaacaaaagacacagCACATTGTTGCCTAAAATTACCCCCAAAAACATTTGAGCAGtactaaatgaataaataataacacataataataaataacatcctATGCTTTTGTTGTGTTAGTATTACACGTCTGTTAGATAAATTCCTGCATTTCCCCATAATTTTACAGCACGTTTTAACAATGGGCTATACCAGTATACAAAAACACCCTATATTATATGGTATACACATAACACATAAATatcttaataaataatataaaaaatatctcTGCCTAGACATAGATTTATGTTTCTAGCTTATACGTGGCGGTCTGGTACATCACAATTAATGTAGACTAAGTCATACTCTTGATCAGGCATCCTTGAAAAAGGTAACACGCTCCACAGACGCAGCTGTTCAGTGGCGGGATTTCAAGTAATTCATGACCCGGTTGATGGTTACAGTGCGCACTCTGAAAGCCTGCAGGACCTCGCAGAGTTTCATCCGATCTGGAAAGGAGATCTCCCTCTTTTTGCGGAAGGTTGCTTTAGCTGATGACGGTAAAacctagagaaaaaaaataataacaatgaatgTAGAGTAAGGTTGTCACAGGTGGCATTTAATCCTACATGTTTGTCTACTATGATTCAGGCATGCAATCGAGCCAGTAGGCCTATGTGTGCCTGATTTACAGTAATCTACACGGGAATCCCACCAAGTGAAAACATAGGCTTGGCGGTGCACTTAAACAAACAGATTTTAGTTCATGTGGTTTGTGATTTTCTATTTGATCAAGGAAGACCCAGTTCAGACTGGGAGCTGCTTGTGATTTAAATACAATTGAACCTACAAGTACGAATATTAAAACGTATATGCCTTCATAGTTTTGTAAACACTGCATATTCGAATTAGCCTACTGTTTGTACAATCACCACAGCTGTCCGCAGTGGCGGAGGAATAGCCGGTGACTGaaattttgggaaaaaaaaactaacggTGATAATACTCTTCACATTTAGATTTGCAGATGTTACAACCTTCGTGTTTGTATCGCTGTAGCTACCGGTGCCAGTAATTCACTTATTATCCTTCCTCGTTCCAACACCGctattctctctttttttttttttaattagaaaatggatcggagatttcctttaacctgattggccaATACGAGGGTTTAAATCTGATAAAGGCCCTCCAATGTCATCTTTCAAATGATCAgagttccaaatcaatctgccccTAAATAGTATTCGTGTATTTGACCTGTTTTTCTGCATGTTAAAAGAAAATCTCCGTTCTTGTCTGTCAATGAAGACTATTCTGTTTCCCCGCTGGCCTATCTATCTGTTTACTTTttgtatagcaaataaagtaaaatacataACTAATCGAGAATATGGTTTGCTGTCAGCGGCAATACAGTAATCACAATACCATAGCAACtggtctccggtttgaatgatgAGTTGATATCAAACTGCACGCAGTCTGgctactttcagcaactttattgaAGCAATCACAAAACAGGCACGCCGCATCTGTTCTGTAAACCAGAAGGGGGCTCTGAATTCATGAACACACACTgagaacaagttactgaacaagcagcacgatcaggattaacacatactgcagataacTAGATATTTGAATTACTAAAacgttctattttatttatttcgctTATAAATGTTAGGACCTAACTTATATACTGAAACGTACACAAATACAcgaacatgcactcaaatccaaaaaaaagagaaaagaataaGTTAATCGTACTTTTTATTctttacatattttacaaacagttcactgTCTGCATTTCTATACGAGGTACTTGAACAGAATAACAGCTCCATGTAAGCAgaggattgatttatttattattattttggcaatTGGAAATACGCACGTCCACAGCTGGGATGAAGCCTATTCTGAGCAAATCACTACTTACACTAACGAGGCAAACGTTTGAAGGcctattcattagcaacaaaacaaaaataaaatcacgaaattgctgaaaaaaaactgtaaatgttacttttttaaatagCAATAGAACCATCGTAAGAGGGCTTTATCGTCTGGTTATGTTCAATGGCTGCCCTCGCCTTCGGCTTGAGACATTTAACGACACGAGACGGGCCTTACTAGACGATAAAGATCTCTTCGGGTTTTATTGAGTTTCCTTGAAGGGACTGGGGAATAATCTTGTTAGCAATGCAATGCAAGTAGGtgataaaaacctttttttattacatgtacTCCTACTGTGTCATGCATGCTAACATTCTGGGAATCGAATATTGAATACCGAACACTTGACCTGGCATGTTGTTTTACATTGATAAACAAGTGTTGCATTCAAAGACTGgtatacatacataaaaacaaaGTCACCACACCACAGATTTATAAAACACgtgcttgaaataaataaataaataaatatccccaTCTCAAGAGGGGattcgtgtatatatatatatatatatatatatatatatatatatatatatatatatatatatatatatatattcaaattcaAACCTTTACATAATTTGACATTTATTGAAAATGGAATTCTGCAAATGTAATAGTTGATCTATTtgacgccccctttttttctggTTACTTATCGACTTTACTGTGTGCTGTGCTACCTCACATTTGTTTGTAATTTTAAGGTAACGTTACAGAACTTGTTGGACAGACCCGTTTACCCAAGAAAACAGTAATGCCCTCAGAGGTGTAACAGGTGAATCTCCTCACCTTGATAAGAGCATCTATTTTAGACAGCGTCTTGTCCAGTTGTTTTGATAATCCTTTGAGCTGGTATTTTGAAAACTCGGCTTTGTATTTCAATAAGTCCTCCGTGATATTTCTTAAGCAGGTAACCTATGGGAAGCCATTGGCAGTTTGTTAAGACagggtcattttaaaatacagtaaaaagtacatatataatatacatgtgTACATACAAACCTACCTGATCAAATGCAGTTTTCCGTTGCCTCGTGCACCCCGtcttctgttaataataataataataataaaatatcagaACTGTAGTAGACTACTTTGGTACAAACGTTTTTTTTAAGGCATCATTCTTTTTGACAAGAACAAGAAATTTGTTTTCCAAAATACTGATGAATTCACACAGAGGGATACACACTAATTCTGGGGAAAGGTAAACTAGTAATCGATTCATGTTAATTTGGATCTGTAAAGAGTGGAAAGGTGTAGCCAATTGGTATATCTCAGAATCTCAAACCCACACGTGAATATTTCATTCATACCTTCAAAGATGAAGGATCCGGCTCACAAGCGATTACCGTCGTAGCCTTTGTAATATCATTCATTAGATCAGATGTGCAGTTAAATCCTTTATTGATTTCTTCCTATaaatgaaatacacaatattAAACGAACTTCAATTTAGTCGAAGTAACGCACATAAACCAATAAGCAATAAGGGTAGTTTAAGAACCCTTTTGAGATAAAATGAAGGGGTTAGTGCAAAATTGTATTTATGTCCAGGTGAAAGAAATAAGTTGCCAGATGCTAAGCTAAATGCAAACTAGTTTGCTGCTATAGCCGTCCATTCTTGCACCTGGATACTGGGAAATatacagacaggtataataatatttataaaacgtGATGCACACAAAATGACTATATCAGGTGGTATAGGTACCTACACCATTCTAGGATGGTCGACACGTTTAGAATTctcagcattaaaatgtgtgttcTAATCtgttccgtgtgtgtgtgttttaactaTTAAACATCTGCGTCTGAGAGCTTCCCGACCAAACGTGCTGTTGTACATGTTATATTTActggtttaaaatgaataaatgcttACCGAGCTGAGGGTTGCGTTTACACTGTCAAGTAGTTCTTTTGATAAGTTTATACACTTGTCAAGATCCAGATCAACTGCATTTCCGACACATCCTAACAGCAACCACGAAGC
The DNA window shown above is from Acipenser ruthenus chromosome 17, fAciRut3.2 maternal haplotype, whole genome shotgun sequence and carries:
- the si:dkeyp-97b10.3 gene encoding NACHT, LRR and PYD domains-containing protein 1b allele 3 isoform X3, coding for MEKNQSYEQVTPRNISKGRLLLILDNEGSYQCSVTGLMFEVSDKVKITYATLSWSKYGTYLKEPWKFVGPIFDVKCDPTILKAIHFPHSLCLGDHESDMKFGVLHIKDNAPVIESSSDHSTSHIKWNVTSLSPVGPIVQTSQRIEHHGVVLVYKVLDNHPSASFRVYLATNNNSDVKDIYKDVKQSNKKYIKIDKPPTCLKLLEEKKKYRLISEPEADITPEEIQFTLHAVRFKGYFEVYFEQPVPFKLSLVEADSDLTVWTTTLRECDWNTSNFKETAVKRAENGFKRKRSSSSEEENDNKKFKCADTTDGSRSSKKSYITEQQLMRIAKVFGKEWKQLGISYLNISKNDIDQIQEEDKEDLAMQKFNMLLEWKKKAKDNATIKYLYYSLHDPDVPYVVKKLLQDMVNEMEEEPVSGAL
- the si:dkeyp-97b10.3 gene encoding NACHT, LRR and PYD domains-containing protein 1b allele 2 isoform X1; its protein translation is MVADMTSFEDMKKLEASGDVSPSEQKDHVESEASTEESSEDEDSDESAAENELEKEEPNVGSFSSEHSADGESELSTPKSDFYIKPICEKCKARQNQSYEQVTPRNISKGRLLLILDNEGSYQCSVTGLMFEVSDKVKITYATLSWSKYGTYLKEPWKFVGPIFDVKCDPTILKAIHFPHSLCLGDHESDMKFGVLHIKDNAPVIESSSDHSTSHIKWNVTSLSPVGPIVQTSQRIEHHGVVLVYKVLDNHPSASFRVYLATNNNSDVKDIYKDVKQSNKKYIKIDKPPTCLKLLEEKKKYRLISEPEADITPEEIQFTLHAVRFKGYFEVYFEQPVPFKLSLVEADSDLTVWTTTLRECDWNTSNFKETAVKRAENGFKRKRSSSSEEENDNKKFKCADTTDGSRSSKKSYITEQQLMRIAKVFGKEWKQLGISYLNISKNDIDQIQEEDKEDLAMQKFNMLLEWKKKAKDNATIKYLYYSLHDPDVPYVVKKLLQDMVNEMEEEPVSGAL
- the LOC117423220 gene encoding interleukin-12 subunit alpha-like, which encodes MASPTVVASWLLLGCVGNAVDLDLDKCINLSKELLDSVNATLSSEEINKGFNCTSDLMNDITKATTVIACEPDPSSLKKTGCTRQRKTAFDQVTCLRNITEDLLKYKAEFSKYQLKGLSKQLDKTLSKIDALIKVLPSSAKATFRKKREISFPDRMKLCEVLQAFRVRTVTINRVMNYLKSRH
- the si:dkeyp-97b10.3 gene encoding NACHT, LRR and PYD domains-containing protein 1b allele 5 isoform X2, encoding MVADMTSFEDMKKLEASGDVSPSEQKDHVESEASTEESSEDEDSDESAAENELEKEEPNVGSFSSEHSADGENFYIKPICEKCKARQNQSYEQVTPRNISKGRLLLILDNEGSYQCSVTGLMFEVSDKVKITYATLSWSKYGTYLKEPWKFVGPIFDVKCDPTILKAIHFPHSLCLGDHESDMKFGVLHIKDNAPVIESSSDHSTSHIKWNVTSLSPVGPIVQTSQRIEHHGVVLVYKVLDNHPSASFRVYLATNNNSDVKDIYKDVKQSNKKYIKIDKPPTCLKLLEEKKKYRLISEPEADITPEEIQFTLHAVRFKGYFEVYFEQPVPFKLSLVEADSDLTVWTTTLRECDWNTSNFKETAVKRAENGFKRKRSSSSEEENDNKKFKCADTTDGSRSSKKSYITEQQLMRIAKVFGKEWKQLGISYLNISKNDIDQIQEEDKEDLAMQKFNMLLEWKKKAKDNATIKYLYYSLHDPDVPYVVKKLLQDMVNEMEEEPVSGAL